The Oryza glaberrima chromosome 5, OglaRS2, whole genome shotgun sequence DNA segment AAATAGAGATCACAGGGATATGATCTAGGATTATGGTAACATAAGAACTTTTGACTAATTATGATCTATATCAAGATACATGCAAGTTTCAATGTATGCACTAAAGTGGACGATTAATTTGTTCTCAGGATTTCACCAAACACTGAATGTTAAGTTGAGAACTGGCTTGCTTTATTTGATCACACTGATATGTATCTATGAACAACGTTGCTGTTTCAGTGTGGATAATGTACAACTATAGGTGAGTTGATTCTTTGACCTTCAATGCCCATTATACCACACTCAAGTATACTTATTTGGTGTACGGAAATATATATtccaattatatatttttattaccaTTAAGCTCTGAACAGGGTAAACAAGAATATTTATGAACAGAGAAAAAAGGGGTGTTGGAACTTTGGAAGGTGAAAACAAACCTCAAGATCAGGCACAGTTCCAGCCATTCTCCTTGACTTCTCAACATACTTGAAGATATCAGGATCAGGGATGGCCTTCCGATTACCCTCATACTTGTAAAATCCCTTTTGAGAGGCTTCGCCTGCGTAAAAGGTAAGTGGACAGTAAATGGGATTTCAGGAATACTAGCAATCTTCAAAGATCAGCAAAGAAAACCTcaagggaagaaaagaaatactGTAGgtaatatttgaattattttacCTGTCCTTTTGTCTTCAAACATGAGAGGAATTAGCATTGACTTGTCGACACTCCCGGGGGAGTTCTCAAGGTACTGCATGCCAGAGGCAAGAGCTACTCCAAACCCAACCAGGTCTAGCAATCTGGAGAAAGTATTAAAAGGGCAATTGAAGTCTGATTCAATTCCAAGTATAACCCACATGGAATTTTTTAGCAATTTTCAGTACTAAGCATTCCATTGCAATGTGAAAAcatgaattatatttttttgccAGCAGTGTGGACATGTTTCAAGGCACATATCCACAATTGTcgcaacaagaaacaaaaaggtTGACCCATTGCATTCAGCTGTGCAACATTTCTCAAAACCGTTTCCAACAAATCCAACCAACTTTAGCaacatttgtttattttttcaaCACTTAGGCCATTTCCACTGTATATGTCCTGGCTATATGAAGTcaaaggaggaagggagagcTCCATTGTCTATAGGCTGACCTGAATGGACCCATTGGCATCCCAAATTCggtacaaacttgatcaatctTGTAAACATCCATTCCACGATCAACAAGCAAGAGCGCTATACTAGTATAGGGAGAGAACATCCGGTTAACTGCAAAGCCGGTACAATTCCCAACCACTACTGGTGTCTTCTTGATCTTCTTCCCCACATCCAGCAAATCAACAACTACTTGTGGTGAGGTATGATTGGAGCGGACTATTTCCAGAAGTGGCATCACATGAGCTGGACTGTGGAGAAATTGGATTGTGTTAACTAGCTCACAAAAAAGGGTTATGCATGAATCTGATTAACACCACCTTACCTAAAAAAGTGCGCACCGGCAATGCGATCTTGGGAGTTTGTCTTCTCTCCAATCAGGTCAAGATCAATGGTAGAAGTGTTAGTGGCAAGTACACAATGGGAAGGACAGTACCGCTCCAAGTCAGCAAACACTTGCTGCTTCACCTTCACATTCTCTACAACTGCCTGTCATGATGAGAAATAAACATATGAATAATTGGATACCATCCAATATTGCTCTATGAAATATATAGCTAGATAGCAGTTAGATGTGTTACTTTCCTCAATAACTAAATCTACGTCCTTGAATCTCTCGTAATCAACGACACCTGTAAGAAGTGAGAGCGTTTTTTCGTATATCTCCTTGGTCATTTTCCCTTTCCTCACACGACTCTGCAAATTTGctgatagaaaaagaatataGTGAAAtattttgttcctttttcaGATTGGTCTGGTATCAACAAAATATTGCTATGATGTCAACAAGTGTAGCATATGGTGTACCTTTGATCCTGTCAATTCCTGCGTCCAAGAATTTGTCGTTTACTTCTTTGAGTACAACAGGATAATTACTCAGCATCAGTGCAGTTGCAATCCCAGAACCCATAAGCCCACCCCCAACAATGGCAACTTTAGATACCTTCCTAGGCATTAAACCTAAGTCTGTGATCCCAGGAACCTGTTGCAATTGTTATAAGACTGGCTTTGTCCAGCTATAATAAAAGATTGCTACAAGGTAAGCAGATGTCTCATATTTACTTTTTGAGAAaatatcttcttttcttttttttttttaaaaaaaagatagtgaTCTTTCCTTGTTCATTACCTTTGATGTCGCACGCTGTGAAAAAAAGACATGAACCAAGCTTTTACATGTATCTGAGAAAACAAGGTCCTGGAAAGCAATGGCTTCCTGCATTTATGCCGTGAACAGCTCAAGTGaatcagtcaaaaaaaaaaaaacagctcaagtgaattttaaattttcacagTTAACTTTTCATTATTTCTGTCAAGCCACAGAACAGGCATTAAGCTAAATGTAGCATCATGTACCTTCCGTAGCCCAGCTTGGGGTCCTGAAACTATACCTTCCTCGATAACATCAAGTGGGTGCCGAAGATTGGCAGCCTGCTTCTGAACCTGAGCTCTGGCAAACTTGAGGATCTCCCTGGCCTCATCAGGAGACTCTAGCTTGTCAGTTCTACTGAGGGTATGGACCCATGGCCTTCTAGATTCAGATATATCCAAGGCCCAACGGCAGGCAGTATTCAGCAAATCATTAGGTGAAACTATGGCATCGATGAGGGCCAGCTGATGGGCCTCTTCGGCTTTAATAGGCTTGGACATCTGATGAAATGGGTTTTATTTCACTGTTAATAAGTAGAAAATGTGCAATGGCACCataagaacaaaaagaaaaggatttggGTGAAATCTACCAGCATCATTTCAAGTGCTTTTGTTAGTCCAACAAGGCGGGGAAGTCGTTGTGTTCCTAAAATGCAGGACcaaggaaaataaattaaaatataggTTAATGATATATATCATAGTTTGAAGTTTGTTATCAATCAGCTTCATACATGAATAAGAAATGGAGTTTGATCACTGCTGCACTGCATCAATGTTATCAGGGAAAATAATTGGATCACTAGGGCATAAAAATGCACATGACTTGacccatttttaaaaaataagtaaaaaaaaatactacctccaaATGCAGGGATCACTCCAAGTTGAAGCTCTGGAAGACCTAATTGAGCCGTTGGAATCGAAATGCGTGCTTGACATACCTACACGAATAAATCCAGTTAATACTTCAATTCAGAaatttaaagataaaaataaggTAAGCAGGTCTTATCTATACCATGGAAATTTCTAACCCTCCACCAAGAGCAGGACCGTTGATAGCAGCTACTGATGGCTTTCCAGCAGCTGATAAAGTAAAAACCATGAAAGAGAATGTTATGCAATGAGTAGGCTCACCGAATTTGAGAGAGAATGCTGATAAGTGTAAATTTATATGTGCATGTCTTATTGGGGTACTTGGATCTATGGGACCTACGGCAAGTTCAGTTAGAACAGAGGTCGCAGGTCAGCATCATTTGGTTGTCTAAGTTGAAACAATGTTGGAGTGCTAATCATCTTCACAAAAGAGGCTTGCCACACCCAGCAAAATTCCCCTTATGGTTTCAAGAAGGAAGGATCATCTACTCAAGGTGTGTTCGCGGGCCATCCTCAGCATTGGGCAATCAGAAATCAATCTGCAGCAAGGGGTCTGTTTGACTGACAGACTAGTGGACAGCAAGTTCAGCAGAGATCAGGCAAGCAAGAAG contains these protein-coding regions:
- the LOC127773505 gene encoding glyoxysomal fatty acid beta-oxidation multifunctional protein MFP-a-like, with translation MAEKGRTEMEVRPGGVALITISNPPVNALSIHVLYSLKDHYEEALRRNDVKAIVVTGKGGVFSGGLDINTFGAIQRNKAEQLKVDYVSIDVMTNTLEAAGKPSVAAINGPALGGGLEISMVCQARISIPTAQLGLPELQLGVIPAFGGTQRLPRLVGLTKALEMMLMSKPIKAEEAHQLALIDAIVSPNDLLNTACRWALDISESRRPWVHTLSRTDKLESPDEAREILKFARAQVQKQAANLRHPLDVIEEGIVSGPQAGLRKEAIAFQDLVFSDTCKSLVHVFFSQRATSKVPGITDLGLMPRKVSKVAIVGGGLMGSGIATALMLSNYPVVLKEVNDKFLDAGIDRIKANLQSRVRKGKMTKEIYEKTLSLLTGVVDYERFKDVDLVIEAVVENVKVKQQVFADLERYCPSHCVLATNTSTIDLDLIGEKTNSQDRIAGAHFFSPAHVMPLLEIVRSNHTSPQVVVDLLDVGKKIKKTPVVVGNCTGFAVNRMFSPYTSIALLLVDRGMDVYKIDQVCTEFGMPMGPFRLLDLVGFGVALASGMQYLENSPGSVDKSMLIPLMFEDKRTGEASQKGFYKYEGNRKAIPDPDIFKYVEKSRRMAGTVPDLELLKLDDKEIVEMVFFPVINEACQVLSEGIANKASDLDIASIFGMGFPPYRGGIVYWADSIGAKRIHARLSEWEMKHGQLFRPCSYLSERAAEGVPLSSTAKNNAKARM